In a single window of the Zea mays cultivar B73 chromosome 5, Zm-B73-REFERENCE-NAM-5.0, whole genome shotgun sequence genome:
- the LOC103625741 gene encoding uncharacterized protein, which yields MEGMGVPSPPTVGTPSASPCRITSPVDDTNASLGQEPECALTYIRQDDPDTFIISGNFHPRHQIDWDSIEVEERWNEEGRQDVTSERGLYIQLGLHNEDERVFKQREDDSSAHCAGNNREEFHDEASTAMPCSDFVLDGTRTIYDMNNPVMEPGSLYASMEQFRLAIRQYAINKEFELGIEATNKTRFRGYCKGPDCPWSIHARSEMKGSPTIQVIVLNDEHTCTSSGRRKTTTPTGAWVAARALPLLMKKPHMGAKELQSMLQDTFGCTITYDTIWHGKEKALKQLFGSWEESFQLLWSWREAVIQKSPDSIIELDVKMDEGRPFFSRFFCALGPCITGFKEGCRPYLSVDSTALNGRWNGHLCCAIGVDGQNWMYPVAYGFFEAETTENWTWFFQQLRKAVGDLPLLALCSDACKGLKNAMNTVFPQAEKRECFRHLMQNYVKQFVGSEYMYPAARAYRREVFDHYFSNVQEIPKVSSWLYEHHDSLWYRSGFNPAIKCDYVTNNIAEVFNNWIKDWKDLPVCDLADKIRKEIMELFHRRREIGQRLQGRILPSVVHILHVRTRGLGHLTVKKADNYIAEVRDNNNVHSKHIVNAQLRQCSCNEWQHTGKPCHHALRLITTQQFRDVRMEDFVDDYYSVDKFMKAYSRVVEPIGDKSFWPTVPFAKEVCASIGKRGVGRQRKNMIKGCLEGGSGKKPNENENVKTKKMIRGKFKCPNCGELGHRKASYKCPLNGTKKRKRRARKNVTKGWFPKDVEA from the exons ATGGAAGGTATGGGTGTGCCTTCACCACCGACAGTTGGGACTCCGTCGGCCTCGCCCTGCCGCATTACGTCCCCCGTTGATGATACCAATGCGTCGCTTGGCCAAGAACCAGAGTGCGCATTGACATATATCAGACAGGACGATCCTGACACATTCATTATCTCG GGAAATTTTCATCCAAGGCATCAAATCGATTGGGATTCAATTGAAGTAGAAGAAAGgtggaatgaggaaggaagacagGATGTTACTAGTGAACGAGGATTGTATATTCAACTCGGTTTGCATAATGAAGATGAGAGGGTATTTAAGCAAAGGGAAGATGATTCAAGTGCTCATTGTGCTGGAAATAATAGGGAAGAATTTCACGATGAAGCTTCAACTGCCATGCCTTGTTCTGATTTTGTATTAGATGGGACAAGGACTATCTATGATATGAACAATCCTGTAATGGAGCCTGGTAGCTTGTACGCATCAATGGAGCAGTTTAGACTTGCAATTAGACAGTACGCCATAAATAAAGAATTTGAGTTGGGCATTGAGGCTACCAACAAGACTAGATTCAGAGGGTACTGTAAAGGGCCTGATTGTCCTTGGAGCATTCATGCGAGGTCTGAGATGAAAGGATCACCCACTATTCAA GTTATTGTCTTAAACGATGAGCACACATGTACATCGAGCGGGAGACGCAAGACAACGACACCAACAGGTGCTTGGGTTGCGGCAAGGGCTCTTCCACTACTTATGAAAAAACCACATATGGGTGCTAAGGAGTTACAAAGTATGTTGCAAGATACATTTGGATGCACTATTACATATGATACAATTTGGCATGGGAAAGAGAAAGCTCTGAAGCAATTGTTTGGGAGTTGGGAAGAGAGTTTCCAACTTCTATGGTCTTGGAGAGAAGCAGTTATACAGAAGTCACCGGATAGTATTATCGAGTTGGATGTTAAAATGGATGAGGGCCGGCCATTTTTTAGCAGATTTTTTTGTGCACTTGGTCCTTGCATTACTGGTTTCAAAGAGGGATGTAGACCTTATCTTAGTGTTGACTCAACTGCTCTTAATGGAAGATGGAATGGTCACCTGTGTTGTGCCATAGGGGTTGATGGACAGAATTGGATGTACCCTGTTGCTTATGGATTCTTTGAGGCAGAAACAACAGAAAACTGGACATGGTTCTTTCAGCAGTTGCGCAAGGCTGTGGGAGATCTTCCTCTACTAGCATTGTGTTCAGATGCTTGCAAAGGTCTAAAAAATGCCATGAACACTGTTTTCCCTCAAGCTGAAAAAAGGGAGTGTTTCAGACACCTAATGCAGAACTACGTGAAGCAATTTGTTGGATCCGAGTACATGTATCCTGCAGCTAGAGCATATAGGAGGGAGGTGTTCGACCATTACTTTTCCAATGTCCAAGAAATTCCCAAGGTGTCTAGTTGGTTATATGAGCATCATGATAGTTTGTGGTATCGTAGTGGGTTTAATCCAGCCATCAAGTGCGACTATGTtaccaacaacatagcagaagTGTTCAACAATTGGATTAAGGATTGGAAAGATCTGCCTGTCTGTGACTTGGCTGACAAGATAAGGAAGGAAATCATGGAGTTGTTTCATAGGAGGAGGGAAATAGGACAGAGGTTGCAAGGTCGAATACTACCCTCCGTGGTCCATATCCTCCATGTAAGGACTAGAGGTTTAGGTCACTTAACAGTTAAGAAAGCTGACAATTACATTGCGGAGGTGAGGGATAATAATAATGTGCACTCTAAGCACATTGTGAATGCTCAATTGAGACAATGTTCATGCAACGAGTGGCAGCATACGGGGAAGCCATGTCACCATGCCCTTCGCTTAATAACAACACAACAATTTAGAGATGTTCGGATGGAAGATTTTGTGGATGACTACTACTCAGTTGATAAGTTCATGAAGGCTTACTCGAGGGTAGTGGAGCCAATTGGTGACAAATCTTTCTGGCCTACAGTGCCATTTGCAAAAGAGGTGTGTGCTTCTATTGGGAAGCGTGGAGTTGgccgtcaaaggaaaaacatgatTAAAGGGTGCCTAGAGGGAGGAAGTGGTAAGAAGCCAAACGAAAATGAAAATGTCAAAACTAAGAAGATGATTCGTGGGAAGTTCAAGTGTCCAAACTGTGGTGAATTGGGACACAGGAAAGCCAGCTACAAATGTCCTTTGAATGGAacaaaaaaacg GAAAAGGAGAGCAAGGAAAAATGTTACTAAAGGTTGGTTCCCAAAAGATGTTGAGGCATGA